In Oscillatoria acuminata PCC 6304, a single window of DNA contains:
- a CDS encoding NADPH-dependent FMN reductase yields MSNPPKILAFAGSAREGSFNKKLVQIAANGARKAGAEVTYIDLRDFPIPLFDQDLEAAEGMPSYAQELKSLFFAHQGLLIASPEYNSTISPLLKNAIDWVSRPAPGEPMLAAFSGKVVAIMSTSPGALGGLRGLAQLREMLANINMIVLPNQKAIPQAMEAFTESGMLKDPNQQEAVENIGAKVAQMLAKLNA; encoded by the coding sequence ATGTCTAATCCCCCCAAAATTCTCGCCTTTGCTGGCAGTGCTCGTGAAGGGTCATTTAATAAAAAACTGGTCCAAATTGCGGCCAATGGTGCTAGAAAAGCCGGTGCAGAGGTCACCTATATTGACCTGCGAGATTTTCCCATCCCCCTGTTTGACCAAGACTTAGAAGCAGCAGAGGGAATGCCCAGCTATGCTCAGGAGTTAAAATCGCTTTTCTTTGCTCATCAAGGCTTATTGATTGCATCTCCGGAGTATAATAGCACCATTAGTCCCCTGCTCAAAAATGCGATCGATTGGGTATCTCGTCCGGCTCCTGGGGAACCCATGCTGGCTGCTTTTTCCGGCAAAGTGGTGGCCATTATGAGTACCTCTCCCGGTGCGTTAGGGGGATTACGGGGTTTGGCTCAACTCCGAGAAATGCTGGCGAATATTAATATGATTGTCTTGCCCAATCAAAAAGCCATCCCCCAAGCGATGGAAGCGTTTACGGAATCGGGGATGTTAAAAGACCCCAACCAGCAAGAAGCGGTGGAAAATATCGGCGCAAAAGTGGCGCAAATGTTAGCTAAGTTGAACGCTTAA
- a CDS encoding glycoside hydrolase family 31 protein has translation MNILKQISLKLRFIRLERFIASLIYTFQRDWADRQYHSSQKVQPLTTPGRLLTVEKTSQGAQFSFEKAQVEIEFLSPELVRVNWQPGLAPVPYGIVQQDWPEVDLQLQDTEQGKIIRSDRLKVIVKPEGGIEFQDANGRVLRQELPPQRRGEAWQQEALLRSPEQIYGLGERAAPFNLRASQNPRYQMWHYDAGGKYGPGSDPLYLCIPVYMGLHDNGSYLVFYENSFSATFTLGDSAIAAFAGGALRYYMIAAEPAKAIALYTQLTGRPPLPPRWAFGYHQSRWGYETEEAVRETAQGFQKHNLPLSAIHLDIDCKDNFRSFTIDPDRFPKLREFNQEMAEEGVNMVAIVNPGVKRDRRSQLYREGVSQDIFCKLPNGNIVHAPVWPGMSAFPDFTHPLARHWWSRQYEYLLDMGIAGFWHDMNDPGVFALWGDATLPKATQHFMEGRGGIHLEAHNIYGLQQARAGYEALRDSRPSRRPFIVSRSGWAGLQRYAWTWTGDIETSWGGLGQTLPTVLGMGLSGIPYTGPDIGGFKGNPSAELYLRWFQLSTFLPFCRTHSANNVKPRTPWGYGLHVLDCVRSLLQLRYQLIPYFYTLAWEATHQGYPPVRPLFWSEPENSELWGMDDAFFLGDGLLVYPIVKDKVRSRLAVFPQGQWYKFTDDTIIEGSQRLRLEVPLEEIPLFVKAGTVLPMEQGEHLTLHLYPPTEGNSRGFLYSDAGDGYGESRLDQIHLERTPEGLAIAWESQGDYPFPYSSVELQIHGMAVQQVWMDGTEVEFQQPQEQPRTAMRIAPGVSISGDKFKRVQIQGEFRQPDPSSSFNPRQSYPTNGL, from the coding sequence ATGAATATTCTCAAACAAATTTCTTTAAAACTGCGATTCATTCGATTAGAACGGTTTATTGCTTCTTTAATTTATACCTTTCAACGAGACTGGGCCGATCGCCAATATCACAGTTCCCAAAAAGTGCAACCTCTCACCACCCCGGGACGGTTGCTCACCGTTGAAAAAACCAGCCAAGGTGCTCAGTTTAGCTTTGAAAAAGCCCAGGTAGAGATTGAATTTCTATCCCCGGAATTAGTGCGGGTGAATTGGCAACCGGGACTCGCACCTGTGCCTTATGGCATTGTCCAACAAGATTGGCCGGAAGTGGATCTGCAATTGCAGGACACGGAACAGGGAAAAATTATCCGTAGCGATCGCCTCAAAGTCATTGTCAAACCCGAAGGCGGCATCGAATTTCAAGATGCTAATGGGCGAGTGTTGCGCCAAGAATTACCGCCCCAACGTCGGGGGGAAGCATGGCAACAAGAAGCCCTGTTGCGATCGCCTGAGCAGATTTATGGATTAGGAGAACGGGCGGCCCCGTTCAATTTACGCGCCAGTCAAAACCCCCGATATCAGATGTGGCATTATGATGCCGGGGGAAAGTATGGACCCGGGTCTGACCCTTTGTATCTCTGCATTCCGGTATATATGGGATTGCATGACAATGGCAGTTATTTGGTATTTTATGAAAATAGCTTTTCTGCCACCTTTACCTTGGGAGACTCGGCGATTGCCGCCTTTGCCGGGGGAGCCTTGCGCTATTATATGATTGCCGCAGAACCGGCTAAAGCGATCGCCCTTTATACCCAATTAACCGGACGTCCGCCCCTGCCTCCGCGATGGGCTTTTGGCTATCATCAATCCCGGTGGGGATATGAAACGGAAGAGGCAGTCCGGGAAACCGCCCAAGGATTCCAGAAGCATAATCTCCCCCTAAGTGCGATTCACCTGGATATTGACTGCAAAGATAACTTTCGCTCATTTACCATCGACCCGGACCGTTTTCCCAAGCTCAGGGAGTTCAATCAAGAGATGGCCGAGGAAGGGGTGAACATGGTGGCGATCGTTAATCCCGGGGTGAAGCGCGATCGCCGCAGTCAACTGTATCGCGAAGGGGTTAGCCAGGATATCTTTTGTAAATTACCCAATGGTAACATCGTTCATGCTCCCGTCTGGCCGGGAATGTCAGCCTTTCCTGATTTTACCCATCCCCTCGCCCGTCATTGGTGGAGTCGGCAATATGAATATCTCCTAGATATGGGGATTGCCGGATTTTGGCATGATATGAATGACCCGGGGGTATTTGCCCTTTGGGGAGATGCCACCCTCCCCAAAGCGACCCAGCATTTTATGGAAGGTCGAGGCGGCATCCATTTAGAAGCACATAATATCTACGGATTACAGCAAGCGCGGGCCGGGTATGAAGCCCTGCGGGACTCTCGCCCCAGTCGTCGTCCTTTCATCGTCTCCCGGTCCGGTTGGGCCGGATTACAGCGCTATGCCTGGACTTGGACTGGAGATATCGAAACCAGTTGGGGGGGGTTGGGGCAGACGCTGCCGACGGTGTTGGGGATGGGATTATCTGGGATTCCCTATACCGGGCCGGATATTGGCGGATTTAAGGGCAATCCTTCGGCGGAATTATATTTACGCTGGTTTCAACTCTCGACTTTTTTGCCCTTTTGTCGCACTCATTCGGCAAATAACGTTAAACCTCGCACACCTTGGGGTTATGGGCTGCACGTTTTAGATTGCGTGCGATCGCTGCTGCAACTGCGCTACCAACTCATCCCCTATTTTTATACCTTAGCTTGGGAAGCCACTCACCAGGGATATCCTCCGGTGCGTCCGTTGTTTTGGTCGGAACCGGAGAATTCTGAGTTATGGGGGATGGACGATGCCTTTTTCCTGGGAGATGGGCTGTTAGTTTATCCAATTGTCAAGGACAAGGTGCGATCGCGACTGGCTGTGTTTCCCCAGGGCCAGTGGTATAAATTCACCGATGATACCATCATTGAGGGGTCGCAACGCTTACGGCTAGAGGTTCCTTTAGAGGAAATTCCCCTGTTTGTCAAGGCGGGGACTGTCTTACCGATGGAGCAAGGGGAGCATTTAACCTTACATCTCTATCCCCCGACGGAGGGGAACAGCAGAGGATTCTTGTATAGCGATGCGGGCGATGGATATGGGGAGTCGCGTCTGGATCAGATTCACCTGGAACGAACCCCAGAAGGGTTGGCGATCGCCTGGGAATCTCAAGGAGATTATCCGTTTCCCTACTCATCGGTGGAGTTGCAGATTCATGGGATGGCGGTGCAGCAGGTATGGATGGATGGAACGGAAGTGGAGTTTCAGCAACCCCAAGAGCAACCTCGAACGGCTATGAGAATCGCCCCAGGAGTGAGTATCTCTGGGGATAAGTTTAAGCGGGTGCAGATTCAGGGTGAATTTCGGCAACCCGATCCGTCATCATCATTCAATCCCAGGCAGAGTTACCCCACAAATGGGCTATGA